GACACAGGTGGTTAGGTAGAGAATACCAAGGCGCTTGAGAGAACTCGGGTGAAGGAACTAGGCAAAATGGCACCGTAACTTCGGGAGAAGGTGCGCCGGTGAGGGTGAAGCACTTGCTGCGTAAGCCCACGCCGGTCGAAGATACCAGGCCGCTGCGACTGTTTATTAAAAACACAGCACTCTGCAAACACGAAAGTGGACGTATAGGGTGTGACGCCTGCCCGGTGCCGGAAGGTTAATTGATGGGGTTAGCGCAAGCGAAGCTCTTGATCGAAGCCCCGGTAAACGGCGGCCGTAACTATAACGGTCCTAAGGTAGCGAAATTCCTTGTCGGGTAAGTTCCGACCTGCACGAATGGCGTAACGATGGCGGCGCTGTCTCCACCCGAGACTCAGTGAAATTGAAATCGCTGTGAAGATGCAGTGTATCCGCGGCTAGACGGAAAGACCCCGTGAACCTTTACTATAGCTTTGCACTGGACTTTGAGCTTGCTTGTGTAGGATAGGTGGGAGGCTTTGAAGTGGGGACGCCAGTTCTCATGGAGCCATCCTTGAAATACCACCCTGGCAACCTTGAGGTTCTAACTCAGGTCCGTTATCCGGATCGAGGACAGTGTATGGTGGGTAGTTTGACTGGGGCGGTCTCCTCCCAAAGAGTAACGGAGGAGTACGAAGGTGCGCTCAGACCGGTCGGAAATCGGTCGTAGAGTATAAAGGCAAAAGCGCGCTTGACTGCGAGACAAACACGTCGAGCAGGTACGAAAGTAGGTCTTAGTGATCCGGTGGTTCTGTATGGAAGGGCCATCGCTCAACGGATAAAAGGTACTCCGGGGATAACAGGCTGATACCGCCCAAGAGTTCATATCGACGGCGGTGTTTGGCACCTCGATGTCGGCTCATCACATCCTGGGGCTGAAGCCGGTCCCAAGGGTATGGCTGTTCGCCATTTAAAGTGGTACGCGAGCTGGGTTTAGAACGTCGTGAGACAGTTCGGTCCCTATCTGCCGTGGACGTTTGAGATTTGAGAGGGGCTGCTCCTAGTACGAGAGGACCGGAGTGGACGAACCTCTGGTGTTCCGGTTGTCACGCCAGTGGCATTGCCGGGTAGCTATGTTCGGAAGAGATAACCGCTGAAAGCATCTAAGCGGGAAACTTGCCTCAAGATGAGATCTCACTGGGATCTTGAATCCCCTAAAGGGCCGTCGAAGACTACGACGTTGATAGGTTGGGTGTGTAAGCGCTGTGAGGCGTTGAGCTAACCAATACTAATTGCCCGTGAGGCTTGACCATATAACACCCAAGCAATTTGCTTACGCAGATTGTGGTGGTGAAGACGAAAGACCCGAAGATTCGTAGGGCCACAAATTCACATATCCGAATTGGCTGAGAGTGCTGCAAGGCATTCACGGCAACCGAATTTCTTGACGACCATAGAGCATTGGAACCACCTGATCCCATCCCGAACTCAGTAGTGAAACGATGCATCGCCGATGGTAGTGTGGGGCTTCCCCATGTGAGAGTAGGTCATCGTCAAGATTCATTTCGCAAAACCCCTATCTGCGCGAGCAGGTAGGGGTTTTGTCTTTGTGGTGCAGAAAACCCCGGCAGGTGCGGCCCTTGTAGGAGCGGCCTTGTGTCGCGATCGGGCGCGCAGCGGCCGCAAAACCTGCAGCCTCGGTCCTCCAGGACAATCGCGTCGCCTGGATTACGGCCGCTGCGCGCCCGATCGCGACACAAGGCCGCTCCTACAGGGGCCATTGCAGGGCCGGGGCCAGGCAGACCGCGCCGCTTGGTTCGCCAGCAAGGCTGGCTCCTACAGGCCGCAGGCGGGCGGCGATCGCTGTAGGAGCCGGCCTTGCCGGCGAACACCGGCGCAGCCGGTGCCATCCTGCAGCCTCGGTCCTCCAGGACAATCGCGTCGCCTGAATTACGGCCGCTGCGCGTCCGATCGCGACACAAGGCCGCGCCTACAGGGACCATTGCAGGGCCCGGGCCAGGCAGACCGCGCCGCTTGGTTCGCCAGCAAGGCTGGCTCCTACAGGCCGCAGGCGAACACCGGCGCAACGCGGCGCCGGCACCACCAGCCCGAAACCTTGCCGTTGCTCAATGGCGTCTCCCACAATTCGAGTCGGAACACTAGAATAGAGCCGACGCGTCCATTCAGAACTCCCATATGCCCAACCCTGTTGACCCCCAAGCGCTCACGCAGCTGCCGCTGGACGAACTCGTGGCCTGTCACGAGTGCGACCTGCTACTGCGCAAACCGGTGCTGCAGCACGACGAGAAGGCCCAGTGCCCGCGGTGCGGCTATGAGCTCTATGCCCACCGACACAACCTGGTCAATCGCAGCCTGGCCCTGGTGCTCACCGCCCTGTTGCTCTACGTGCCGGCCAATTTCCTGCCGATCATGCAGTTGCACCTGCTCGGCCAGACTTCCGACGACACGGTCTGGAGCGGTGTGCTCGGGCTGTACAACTCCGAAATGCGCGGCATCGCCGTGGTGGTGTTCCTGTGCAGCATGGCCATCCCGTTGCTCAAGCTGCTGTGCCAACTGGCGGTGCTGCTGAGCATCCGCCTGGACATCGGCCGCAGCTATGGCTTGCTGATCTATCGTATTTACCACCACCTGCGCGAGTGGGGCATGCTCGAGGTCTACTTCATGGGCGTGCTGGTGGCCATCGTCAAGCTGGTCGACCTCGCCGAGCTGAGTATCGGCCTGGGGCTGTTCTGCTTCATCAGCCTGTTGCTGGTGCAGGTATGGCTCGAGGTGGTGATGTCGCCACACCAGATCTGGGTGGCACTGTCGGGGGAGGATGTCCATGCGGGCGATTGATGCAGGCATCCTGGTCTGCAATGAATGCCATGAGCTGAACCGCCGGGTGGCCGACAGCACGTCGCAGACCTGCACCCGCTGTGGCGCCACCGTGCATGCGCGGCGGCCGAACAGCATCGTGCGCACCTGGGCGTTGCTGATCACGGCAATGATCCTCTACATCCCGGCCAACGTGCTGCCGATCATGACCGTCAGCGCCCTCGGCCAGGGTAGCCCCGACACCATCATGTCCGGGGTGATCACCTTGATGAAGCACGGCATGCTGCCCATCGCCGCGGTGGTGTTCATCGCCAGTATCCTGGTGCCGACGTTCAAGCTGGTGGGCATCGCCCTGCTGCTGTATTCAGTGCAACGGCACCAGCCGCTTTCGGCCCGCCAGCGCATCCTGATGTACCGCTTCATCGAGTTCATCGGGCGTTGGTCGATGTTGGACATCTTCGTCATTGCCATTCTGGTGGCAGTGGTGAATTTCGGCCGCATCGCCAGTGTCGAAGCCAACCTGGGCGCCGTCGCCTTCGCCACCGTGGTGATCCTGACGATGCTCGCCGCTTTAACTTTCGATCCCCGACTGATCTGGGATAACACGGAGTCGGATGACGACCATGAGTGACTTGCCTACGGCTAAAACCCGCCCCGCTTCAAATTGGTCGGCCATCTGGATCCTGCCGCTGATCGCCCTGGCGATCGGTGGCTGGCTGGCCTGGCAGGCCTACCGCGACGCTGGTATCGAGATCCAGGTGCGTTTCGAAACCGGTGAAGGCATCGTCGCCAACAAGACCGAAGTCATCTTCAAGGGCATGTCGGTGGGCAAGGTCACCAGCCTGGTGCTGGACAACAAGGGTGACAACCGCGGTGTCATCGCCACTGTCGAGATGAAGAAAGAGGCTGGCCCGCATCTGACCAAGGGCACGCGCTTCTGGCTGGTGAAGCCAAGCGTCAGCCTGGCGGGGATCACTGGCCTGGAGACGCTGGTCTCAGGTAACTACATTGCCGTGGACCCAGGGGACGGCGAGCCGACCAAGCGCTTCACCGCGCTCAAGGAAGCACCGCCGCTGTCCGATAGCGAGCCGGGCCTGCACCTGACGCTCAAGGCCGAGCGCCTGGGTTCGCTCAACCGCGACAGCCCGGTGTTCTACAAGCAGATCCAGGTCGGCCGGGTGAAGAGCTATCGCCTGTCCGACGACCAGGGCACGGTAGAGATCAAGGTGTTCATCGCGCCGCCCTATACGGCCCTGGTGCGCAAGCACACGCGTTTCTGGAACGCCAGCGGGGTCAGCATCGATGCTGATTTCTCCGGGGTGAAGGTGCGCACTGAATCGCTGTCGAGCATCGTCGCCGGCGGTATCGCTTTTGCCACGCCGGAAAACCGCCAGGACAGCCCGCCCACCGACCCGAGCCTGCCGTTCCGCCTGTACGAGGACTTCGACGCGGCCCAGGCCGGTATCCGGGTCAAGGTCAAGCTCAGCGACTTCGAAGGCCTGCAGAAGGGCCGCACGCCTGTGTTGTACAAGGGTATCCAGGTGGGCTCGCTCAAGGACCTCAAGGTCGAAAGCGACCTGACCAGCGCCACGGCCGAACTGACCCTGGATCCGCTGGCCGAGGACTACCTGGTCGAGGGCACGCAGTTCTGGGTGGTCAAGCCATCGATCTCGCTGGCGGGTATCACCGGCCTGGAGGCATTGGTCAAGGGTAACTACATTGCCGTGCGCCCGGGCGAGCCGGGGGCCAAGCCGCAGCGCGAGTTCGAGGCGCGGCCCAAGGCGCCACCGCTGGACCTCAAGGCGCCGGGCCTGCACATGGTGCTGTTCGCCGATACCCTGGGCTCGCTGGAGGTGGGCAGCCCGGTCATGTACCGCCAGGTGCGCGTGGGCAGCGTGCAGAGCTACCAGTTCGCCCGTAACAGCAAGCGCATTCTCATCGGTGTGCACATCGAGAAGGAATACGCCAACCTGGTCAATGGCTCGACACGCTTCTGGAATGCCAGCGGCATTACCCTCACGGGCGGTCTGTCGGGTATCCAGGTCAAGAGCGAGTCGCTGCAGACCCTGATGGCCGGTGGTATTTCCTTCGACACGCCGAAGCCGGACGTGCCGCTCAAGCGGCGTATTCCGCGCTTCCGCCTGCACGAGAGCCAGGATGCGGCCAACCGTGCCGGTACCTTGATCACCATTCGCGTGGACCGCGCCGATGGCCTCAAGCCCGGCACGCCGATTCGCTTCCGTGGGCTGGATGTAGGCAGTGTCGAAAGCGTCGACCTGACCGCCGATCTGCAGGCGGTGTTGCTGCGTGCGCGAATTACCCAGGCCTCCGAGCGTATCGCCCGTAGCGGCACGCAATTCTGGGTGGTCAAGCCGGCGTTTGGCCTGGTGCGCACCGAGAACCTCGACACCCTGGTGAGTGGCCAGTACCTGGAGGTACTGCCGGCGCTCAAGGACAAGGGCCCGCAGCGTGATTTCATCGCCTTGAGCGATGTGCCCGAAGTCAAAGGCGAGGAGGTCGGTTTGCCGCTGACGCTGAGCGCGCCGCGGCGCGGCTCGATCAAGCCAGGTGTGCCGGTCACCTACCGTGAGGTCACGGTGGGCAAGGTCACCGGCTTCGAGCTCGGCCAGAGCGCCGATCGCGTGCTGATCCACATTCTGATCGAGCCGCGCTACGCCGGCCTGGTGCGCGGCGGTAGCCGTTTCTGGAACAGCAGTGGGTTCGGCTTCGACTGGGGCCTGTTCAAGGGCGCCACGGTGCGCACCGAGTCGCTGGAAACCCTGATCGATGGCGGCATCGCCTTCGCCACCCCGGATGGCGAGCAGATGGGCAACCCGGCGCGCCCGCAGCAGACCTTCGCGTTGTTCGACAAGCCGGAAGATGCCTGGCTGCAGTGGGCGCCGAAGATCCAGATCGGCAAGTGATGAAGGGCGGGGCCGTCATGCGGCCCTGCCCCTGTAGGAGCGGCCTTGTGTCGCGAAAGGGCCGCAAAGCGGCCCCAGCGTTACCACATGGATTGCTGGGGCTGCTGCGCAGCCCTTTCGCGACACAAGGCCGCTCCTACAAAGACAATTGTTCCCGCAGGATAAGTGATCTGCCAGCGTGGCCCGGCAAATCACAGGCATAAAAAAACCGACCCTAGGGTCGGTTTTTTCGACAAGAACGTCGCTTAGGCAGCTGCAGCTTCTTTCAGCGCCTTGATGTGGCCATTCAGACGGCCTTTGTGGCGAGCAGCCTTGTTCTTGTGGATGATACCTTTGTCGGCCATACGGTCGATTACTGGTACAGCCAGAACATAAGCAGCTTGCGCTTTTTCGGCGTCTTTTGCGTCGATGGCTTTAACTACATTCTTGATGTAGGTGCGGACCATGGAACGCAGGCTGGCGTTGTGGCTGCGACGCTTCTCAGCCTGTTTTGCACGTTTCTTGGCGGAAGGTGTGTTGGCCACCGTCGAGCTCCTCGAAAGACTTTAGGTAAATAGCAAACAAAATAGGCCGCGAATCATGCCGACGAGTCGAACGGATGTCAAGGCCACCTGCAGGGTTCCGCCGAGCGGTGGGTCGATGAGCGGGAAATATTCCCTTCTGCCGCACGACCTGTAAACTCGGGAATTTTGGCTCCCCCTGCGAAGGCGCGGGAGTATCGCACATTCGAACGCTCTCTGCAGCGTCCTCTGCCCCTGGCGTGAAACTTTTCGATGAATCTGCTCAAATCCCTGGCCGCAGTCAGCTCCATCACCATGATTTCCCGGGTGCTCGGCTTCGTCCGCGACACCATCCTGGCGCGGGTCTTTGGCGCCGGTATCGCCACCGACGCCTTCTTCATCGCCTTCAAGCTGCCCAACCTGCTGCGCCGGATTTTCGCCGAAGGGGCGTTCTCCCAGGCCTTCGTGCCGATCCTGGCCGAATACAAGACCCAGCAGGGCGAGGAGGCCACCCGCACCTTCATCGCCTATATCAGTGGCCTGCTGACCCTGGTCCTGGCGCTGGTCACCGTGGTCGGCATCCTTGCCGCGCCCTGGGTGGTGTGGGCCACCGCGCCAGGTTTTGTCGACAGCGCCGAAAAGTACCAGCTGACCACCAGCCTGCTGCGGGTGACCTTTCCTTATATATTGCTGATCTCGCTGTCGTCGCTGGTGGGGGCCATCCTCAACACCTGGAACCGCTTCAGTGTGCCGGCCTTCACGCCGACCCTGCTCAACGTGGCGATGATCGCCTTCGCCGTGCTGCTGACCCCGTACTTCGACCCACCGATCATGGCCCTGGGCTGGGGCGTGCTGGCCGGCGGCCTGGCGCAGCTGCTGTACCAGCTGCCGGCGCTGAAGAAGATCGGCATGCTCGTGCTGCCGCGCCTGAACCTGCGCGACACCGGGGTATGGCGCGTGCTCAAGCAGATGCTGCCGGCGATCCTCGGGGTATCGGTAAGCCAGATCTCGCTGATCATCAACACCATCTTCGCCTCGTTCCTGGTGGCCGGCTCGGTGTCGTGGATGTACTACGCCGACCGCCTGATGGAGCTGCCGTCGGGCGTGCTCGGCGTGGCCCTGGGCACCATCCTGCTGCCGACCCTGGCCAAGACCTACGCCAACCAGGACCGCCAGGAGTACTCGCGGATCCTCGACTGGGGCCTGCGCCTGTGCTTCCTGCTGGTGCTGCCGTGTACCCTGGCCCTGGCGATTCTCGCCGAGCCGCTGACCGTGGCGCTGTTCCAGTACGGCAAGTTCACCGCCTTCGACGCGGCCATGACCCAGCGTGCGCTGATCGCCTATTCGGTGGGCCTGCTGGCGATCATCCTGGTCAAGGTACTGGCACCTGGCTTCTATGCGCAGCAGAATATCCGCACGCCGGTGAAGATCGCGGTCTTCACCCTGGTCTGCACGCAACTGCTCAACCTGGCCCTGATCGGCCCGCTGGCCCACGCCGGGCTGGCCCTGGCCATCAGCCTGGGAGCCTGCCTGAACGCCGGCCTGCTGTACTGGAAGCTGCGCAGCCAACAACTGTTCCAGCCCCAGCCGGGGTGGACGATGTTCCTGCTCAAGCTGGTGCTGGCGGTGGCCTTGATGTCGGCGGTGTTGCTGCTGGGCATGCATTACCTGCCGGCCTGGGAGCAGGGCGACATGCTCGCGCGCTTCGTGCGCCTGGGCGGCCTGATCGCGGCGGGCGTGGTGACCTATTTCGGTTGTCTGTTCCTGTGTGGTTTGCGCCCGCGGCATTTCGCCCGCAAGGCGTTGCATTGAGGCGTCAGCAGGGTCAGGCGTCGGTTTTTCGCATTCCATGCCCACCGGGGGCGCTGCTGCCTGTCGCCAGCGCCCGGGTGTGGTTATAATCGGCCACTTTATGAGCAAGAAGCGCGTTATGCAGCTGGTTCGAGGTCTTCACAACCTGCGCCCCGGGCATCGGGGCTGTGTCGCCACCATTGGCAACTTCGACGGGGTCCACCGCGGCCACCAGGCGATTCTCGCGCGCCTGCGCGAACGTGGTCAGGCACTCGGCCTGCCGACCTGCGTGGTGATCTTCGAGCCACAACCCCGCGAATACTTCGCCCCAGACAGCGCGCCGGCCCGCCTGGCGCGCTTGCGCGACAAGGTCGAGCTGCTGGCCGCCGAAGGCATCGACCGGGTGCTGTGCCTGTCGTTCAACCAGCGCCTGAGCCAGCTCAGCGCCGAGCAGTTCGTCAAGGCCGTGCTGGTCGAGGGCCTGGGCGTGCGCCACCTCGAAGTGGGCGATGACTTCCGCTTCGGTTGCGACCGCGCCGGTGATTTCGCCTTCCTCACCGAAGCCGGCAAGCGCCATGGCTTCAGCGTCGAGGCGGCCAACACCGTCATCCAGGACGGCCTGCGGGTCAGCAGCACCGAAGTGCGCAAGGCCCTGGCCGAGGGCAACTTCGAGCTGGCCGAACACCTGCTGGGCCGCCCGTATCGCATTACCGGCCGCGTGCTGCATGGCCAGAAGCTGGCCCGCCAGCTCGGCACACCTACCGCCAACATCCAGCTCAAGCGCCGTCGCGTGCCGCTGTCCGGGGTCTACCTGGCCAGCATCGAGATCGACGGCAAGCATTGGCCGGGTGTCGGCAACATCGGGGTACGACCCACCGTCAGCGGTGATGGCCGTCCCCACCTGGAGATTCATCTCCTGGATTACGCCGGCGACCTCTATGGCCGGCGCCTGACGGTGGAATTCCACCACAAGCTGCGTGAAGAGCAGCGTTTCGCCTCCCTGGAGGCGCTGAAGTCGGCGATCGACGCGGACATCGCCGCCGCACGTGCCCATTGGCACGCTCAACCGCTAACGAAGAGCCTGAAATGACCGACTACAAAGCCACGCTTAACCTTCCGGACACCGCCTTCCCCATGAAGGCCGGCCTGCCTCAGCGCGAACCGCAGATCCTGCAGCGCTGGGACAGCATTGGCCTGTACCAGAAGCTGCGCGAGATTGGCAAGGATCGTCCGAAGTTCGTCCTGCACGACGGCCCGCCCTACGCCAACGGCAAGATTCATATCGGTCATGCGCTGAACAAGATTCTCAAGGACATGATCGTCCGCTCCAAGACCCTGTCGGGCTTCGATGCCCCGTACGTGCCGGGTTGGGACTGCCACGGCCTGCCGATCGAGCACAAGGTCGAGGTCACCCATGGCAAGCACCTGAGCGCCGACCGCACCCGCGAGCTGTGCCGCGAGTACGCCGCCGAACAAATCGAAGGGCAGAAGACCGAGTTCATCCGCCTGGGCGTGCTGGGTGACTGGGACAACCCCTACAAGACCATGAACTTCGCCAACGAGGCCGGCGAGATCCGCGCCCTGGCCGAGATGGTCAAGCAAGGCTTCGTGTTCAAGGGCCTCAAGCCTGTGAACTGGTGCTTCGATTGCGGCTCTGCCCTGGCCGAGGCCGAGGTCGAGTACGCCGACAAGAAATCCCAGACCATCGACGTGGCCTTCCCGGTCGCCGACGAGGCCAAGCTGGCCGCCGCCTTCGGCCTGGCCGAGCTGGGCAAGCCCGCCGCCATCGTGATCTGGACCACCACCCCGTGGACCATCCCGGCCAACCAGGCGCTGAACATCCACCCGGAGTTCAAGTACGCCCTGGTCGACACCGGCGAGCGTTTGCTGGTGCTGGCCGAAGAGCTGGTCGAGGCGTGCCTGAAGCGTTACAACCTCGAAGGCTCGATCATCGCCACCGCAGCGGGTTCGGCACTGGAGCTGATCAACTTCCGCCACCCGTTCTACGACCGCCTGTCGCCGGTGTACCTGGCCGACTACGTCGAACTGGGCGCCGGTACCGGCGTGGTGCACTCCTCGCCAGCCTACGGTGAAGACGACTTCGTCACCTGCAAGCGCTACGGCATGGTCAACGACGACATCCTCACCCCGGTGCAGAGCAACGGCGTGTACGTCGAGTCGCTGCCGTTCTTCGGCGGCCAGTTCATCTGGAAAGCCAACCCGGCCATCGTCGACAAGCTCAGCGAAGTCGGCGCGCTGATGCACACCGAGACCATCAGCCACAGCTACATGCACTGCTGGCGCCACAAGACCCCGCTGATCTACCGCGCCACCGCGCAGTGGTTCGTCGGCATGGACAAGCAGCCTTCCACCGGCGAGCCGCTGCGCGAGCGCGCCCTGAAGGCCATCGAGGACACCCAGTTCGTCCCGGCCTGGGGCCAGGCGCGCCTGCACTCGATGATCGCCAACCGCCCGGACTGGTGCATCTCGCGTCAGCGCAACTGGGGCGTGCCGATCCCGTTCTTCCTCGACAAGCAAACCGGCGAGCTGCACCCGCGCACCGTCGAGCTGATGGAAGAAGTGGCCAAGCGCGTCGAGAAAGAAGGCATCGAAGCCTGGTTCAAGCTCGACGCCGCCGAACTGCTGGGTGACGAAGCCGGCCAGTACGACAAGATCGCCGACACCCTCGACGTCTGGTTCGACTCCGGCACCACCCACTGGCACGTGCTGCGTGGCTCCCACGACATCGGCCACGCCACTGGCCCGCGCGCCGACCTGTACCTGGAAGGCTCCGACCAGCACCGCGGCTGGTTCCACTCCTCGTTGCTGACCGGTTGCGCCATCGACGGCCACGCGCCGTACCGCGAGCTGCTGACCCACGGCTTCACCGTGGACGAGAACGGCCGCAAGATGTCCAAGTCGCTGGGCAACACCATCGAGCCAGAGAAGGTCAACAACACCCTGGGCGCCGACATCCTGCGCCTGTGGGTCGCCGCCACCGACTACTCCGGCGAGATGGCCGTTTCCGAGCAGATCCTGCAGCGCAGCGCCGACGCCTACCGGCGTATCCGCAATACCGCGCGCTTCCTGCTGTCCAACCTGTCCGGCTTCGACCCGGCGCGCGACCTGCTGCCGGCCGAAGACATGCTGGCCCTGGACCGCTGGGCGGTCGACCGTACCCTGCTGCTGCAACGCGAGCTGGAAGAGCACTACGGCGAGTACCGGTTCTGGAACGTCTATTCCAAGGTGCACAACTTCTGCGTACAGGAGCTGGGCGGCTTCTACCTCGACATCATCAAGGACCGCCAGTACACCACCGGCGCCAACAGTGTCGCCCGACGTTCCTGCCAGACCGCGCTGTATCACATCAGCGAGGCCCTGGTGCGCTGGATCGCGCCGATCCTGGCGTTCACCGCCGACGAGATCTGGCAGTACCTGCCGGGCGAGCGCAACGAGTCGGTGATGCTCAATACCTGGTACCAGGGCCTGAGCGAACTGCCGGCCGACGCCGAGCTGGACCGCGCCTACTGGGACCGCGTGATGGCGGTCAAGGCGGCGGTCAACAAGGAGCTGGAGAACCAGCGTACCGCCAAGGTCATCGGCGGCAACCTGCAGGCCGAGGTCACCCTGTTCGCCGAAGAGGGCCTGACCGCCGACCTGAACAAGCTCGGCGACGAGCTGCGCTTCGTGCTGATCACCTCCGCGGCCAGCGTGGTGCCATTCGTCCAGGCGCCGGCCGATGCCGTGACAACCGAGGTCGACGGGCTCAAGCTGAAGGTGGTCAAGTCTGGCCATGCCAAGTGCGGCCGTTGCTGGCACTTCCGCGCCGACGTCGGCAGCCACCCGGAACACCCGGAAATCTGTGGCCGTTGCGTCGACAACCTGAGCGGCTCCGGTGAGGTACGCCACTATGCCTAATGCGTCCGCAGGGCGCTTCGGGCGCCTTGCCTGGCTCTGGCTGAGCCTGGTGGTGCTGGTCCTCGACCAGGCCACCAAGGTCTACTTCGAGGGCGCGTTGAGCCTGTACCAGCAGATCGTGGTCATTCCCGACTACTTCAGCTGGACCCTGGCCTACAACACCGGCGCCGCCTTCAGCTTCCTGGCCGACAGTTCCGGCTGGCAGCGCTGGCTGTTCGCCGTGATCGCCGTGGTGGTCAGCGCCGTGCTGGTGGTCTGGCTCAAGCGCCTGGGGCGCAACGAGACCTGGCTGGCCGTGGCCCTGGCCCTGGTGCTGGGCGGTGCATTGGGCAACCTGTACGACCGCGTGGTGTTGGGCCATGTGGTCGACTTCATCCTGGTGCACTGGCAGAACCGCTACTATTTCCCGGCCTTCAACCTGGCCGACAGCGCCATCACCGTTGGCGCGGTGATGCTGGCGCTGGATATGTTCAAGAGCAAGAAGTCCGAGGAAGCCGTCCATGACTGAGACCCGTATCGGCCAGAACACCGAAGTCACCTTGCACTTCGCGCTGCACCTGGAAAACGGCGACACCGTCGACAGCACCTTCGACAAGGCCCCGGCCGTGTTCAAGGTCGGCGACGGCAACCTGCTGCCGGGTTTCGAGAACGCCCTGTTCGGTTTCAAGGCCGGTGACCAGCGCAAGCTGAGCATCGCCCCGGAGAACGCCTTCGGCCAGCACAACCCGCAGAACGTGCAGGTGATGCCACGTTCGCAGTTCGACGGCATGGAGCTGTCCGAAGGGTTGCTGGTGATCTTCAACGACGCCGCCAACACCGAACTGCCCGGTGTGGTGAAAGCGTTCGACGACCACCAGGTGACCATCGACTTCAACCATCCACTGGCGGGCAAGACGTTGAACTTCGAGGTGCAGATCCTCGACGTCAAGGCCTTGTAAGCCGGGAGCCGAGCATGCAAATCAAACTCGCCAACCCGCGCGGCTTCTGCGCGGGTGTCGACCGGGCGATCGAGATCGTCAACCGCGCCCTGGAAGTCTTCGGCCCGCCGATCTATGTGCGCCATGAAGTGGTGCACAACAAGTTCGTGGTCGAAGACCTGCGCAGCCGTGGCGCGGTGTTCGTCGAAGAGCTGGACCAGGTGCCGGACGACGTCATCGTCATCTTCAGCGCCCATGGCGTGTCCCAGGCGGTGCGCCAGGAAGCCGCCGGGCGTGGCCTGAAGGTGTTCGACGCGACCTGCCCGCTGGTCACCAAGGTGCATATCGAAGTGGCCAAGTACAGCCGCGACGGCCGCGAGACCATTCTCATCGGCCACGAAGGGCACCCGGAAGTCGAAGGCACCATGGGGCAATACGACGCCAGCAACGGCGGCGCCATCTACCTGGTCGAGGACGAGGACGATGTCGCCAAGTTGCAGGTGAACGACCCCGACCACCTGGCCTTCGTCACCCAGACCACGCTGTCGATGGACGATACCAGCCGGGTGATCGACGCCCTGCGCGCACGCTTCCCGAACATCGGCGGCCCGCGCAAGGACGACATCTGCTACGCCACCCAGAACCGCCAGGATGCCGTCAAGCAACTGGCCGACGAGTGTGACGTGGTGCTGGTGGTGGGCAGCCCCAACAGCTCCAACTCCAACCGCCTGCGCGAGCTGGCCGAGCGCATGAGCACCCCGGCCTACCTGATCGACGGCGCCGAGGACCTGCAACGCGGCTGGTTCGACGGCGTACAGCGGATCGGCATCACCGCGGGGGCCTCGGCCCCCGAGGTGCTGGTGCGTGGCGTGATCGATCAACTCAAGGCCTGGGGCGCGACCGGCGCCGAAGAGCTCGATGGCCGCGAGGAGAACATCACCTTCTCCATGCCCAAGGAACTGCGGGTACGCTCGCTGATCTGACTCAGTCTCCTGCACAGCGGCGACCCTCGTCGCTGCGC
The window above is part of the Pseudomonas muyukensis genome. Proteins encoded here:
- a CDS encoding paraquat-inducible protein A, with translation MPNPVDPQALTQLPLDELVACHECDLLLRKPVLQHDEKAQCPRCGYELYAHRHNLVNRSLALVLTALLLYVPANFLPIMQLHLLGQTSDDTVWSGVLGLYNSEMRGIAVVVFLCSMAIPLLKLLCQLAVLLSIRLDIGRSYGLLIYRIYHHLREWGMLEVYFMGVLVAIVKLVDLAELSIGLGLFCFISLLLVQVWLEVVMSPHQIWVALSGEDVHAGD
- a CDS encoding paraquat-inducible protein A, whose protein sequence is MRAIDAGILVCNECHELNRRVADSTSQTCTRCGATVHARRPNSIVRTWALLITAMILYIPANVLPIMTVSALGQGSPDTIMSGVITLMKHGMLPIAAVVFIASILVPTFKLVGIALLLYSVQRHQPLSARQRILMYRFIEFIGRWSMLDIFVIAILVAVVNFGRIASVEANLGAVAFATVVILTMLAALTFDPRLIWDNTESDDDHE
- a CDS encoding PqiB family protein, with translation MSDLPTAKTRPASNWSAIWILPLIALAIGGWLAWQAYRDAGIEIQVRFETGEGIVANKTEVIFKGMSVGKVTSLVLDNKGDNRGVIATVEMKKEAGPHLTKGTRFWLVKPSVSLAGITGLETLVSGNYIAVDPGDGEPTKRFTALKEAPPLSDSEPGLHLTLKAERLGSLNRDSPVFYKQIQVGRVKSYRLSDDQGTVEIKVFIAPPYTALVRKHTRFWNASGVSIDADFSGVKVRTESLSSIVAGGIAFATPENRQDSPPTDPSLPFRLYEDFDAAQAGIRVKVKLSDFEGLQKGRTPVLYKGIQVGSLKDLKVESDLTSATAELTLDPLAEDYLVEGTQFWVVKPSISLAGITGLEALVKGNYIAVRPGEPGAKPQREFEARPKAPPLDLKAPGLHMVLFADTLGSLEVGSPVMYRQVRVGSVQSYQFARNSKRILIGVHIEKEYANLVNGSTRFWNASGITLTGGLSGIQVKSESLQTLMAGGISFDTPKPDVPLKRRIPRFRLHESQDAANRAGTLITIRVDRADGLKPGTPIRFRGLDVGSVESVDLTADLQAVLLRARITQASERIARSGTQFWVVKPAFGLVRTENLDTLVSGQYLEVLPALKDKGPQRDFIALSDVPEVKGEEVGLPLTLSAPRRGSIKPGVPVTYREVTVGKVTGFELGQSADRVLIHILIEPRYAGLVRGGSRFWNSSGFGFDWGLFKGATVRTESLETLIDGGIAFATPDGEQMGNPARPQQTFALFDKPEDAWLQWAPKIQIGK
- the rpsT gene encoding 30S ribosomal protein S20 codes for the protein MANTPSAKKRAKQAEKRRSHNASLRSMVRTYIKNVVKAIDAKDAEKAQAAYVLAVPVIDRMADKGIIHKNKAARHKGRLNGHIKALKEAAAA
- the murJ gene encoding murein biosynthesis integral membrane protein MurJ, producing the protein MNLLKSLAAVSSITMISRVLGFVRDTILARVFGAGIATDAFFIAFKLPNLLRRIFAEGAFSQAFVPILAEYKTQQGEEATRTFIAYISGLLTLVLALVTVVGILAAPWVVWATAPGFVDSAEKYQLTTSLLRVTFPYILLISLSSLVGAILNTWNRFSVPAFTPTLLNVAMIAFAVLLTPYFDPPIMALGWGVLAGGLAQLLYQLPALKKIGMLVLPRLNLRDTGVWRVLKQMLPAILGVSVSQISLIINTIFASFLVAGSVSWMYYADRLMELPSGVLGVALGTILLPTLAKTYANQDRQEYSRILDWGLRLCFLLVLPCTLALAILAEPLTVALFQYGKFTAFDAAMTQRALIAYSVGLLAIILVKVLAPGFYAQQNIRTPVKIAVFTLVCTQLLNLALIGPLAHAGLALAISLGACLNAGLLYWKLRSQQLFQPQPGWTMFLLKLVLAVALMSAVLLLGMHYLPAWEQGDMLARFVRLGGLIAAGVVTYFGCLFLCGLRPRHFARKALH